CGCCGGTCAAAAGGTCTTCTTCAGAAAGACCGTCTTCGGCGCTGCCAGGAATGACAAAAACACCGTCGGCCAGAATGGTTTCAGGATCTAAGTACAACAATCCATCGAGCAAACTGCGGAGGGTTTCGCGCCGCCAGTAGAGTGTTTCTTCTGAAACATTCGCTGGTGGGTAGGGCTCGGTGAGGTGGAAAATCAGCGTCACCGCAACATAGTCTTTGGACTTTGAGAGGCGGCGCATGCCGTCTACGTCGTGGTCGAGTTCTTCGTGTTCAGTCGCGGTGTTGGCGGAAAGCTCAGTCGCCCAGGTATTAAATTCGGTTTCAGATTCCGTGTGGTCAGTTTTGTAATCCCAGAAAAGCTGGCTCCAATAGGGCTCCTGTTCCATCAGGAGTGCGATAATGCGTTTGATGTATCGCCGTTTCGCTTCAACATCTTCCAGCGTTCCATCCGGATCAGAAATCACACGGGCGAATTTGGCCCGGAGGGTGTCTTCGCCAAAGGCGCGAATCACGACTTGAATGCCAAGAAAGTAGCTTTGTTCGCCACCGCCAAAAATACGAGAAAACCAGGATCGTCGAGTCATAATTTTGAGGGTTCAGGGTTCAGGGTTCAGGGTTCAGGGAAAATACAACTCTTTCAGCGAGTTCGCCTTTTTACCACAGCGGCCATAGTGGTTCACAGCGGCAAATTGAGTTTCCATGGATGACTTTCACCATTTGGAGATTTCCCAGGTGACGCTTTTTCCTGAGCCGGATGATTGATCAGGCTCAGGAAAAGCTGCCAGACAGGTTGGAGGTTGAATAGGGCTTGCCGAAAATTGACGTTTTGATCAAGATCTGAATTGGCAAACCTTTTAGAATCAAAGAATACCTGGACTTCGAAATTGACCGATGGAACTACCCGTTCCACCCAGCAATTGACCTGTCCCTGCCGGTAACGGGAGAGCCAGAAGGCGATTGTTCCCTGTATCGCTGACAAACAGAATGCTGGTGTTGGCCAGTGGTCCAGTGATAAAGAAAGCTGGTTTGATACCTTCGGGGAGTCGCACCTGATTCAAGCCATTGCCAGTGCTGGCCAGGATGGTGGCTGTTCCTCCGCCAGACGGGATCATCTGAATCCGGTTATTCATCGTGTCGGCGACATAGATATTGCCGGCAAAGTCGGTGGCAACGCCTTTCGGACCTCTCACCTGACCGGGTGAAGTCCCTGCGATGGCAATAATGGTAGCCGTGGGCGAGGTGGTTGGGGTGGAGATTCGCTGAATTCGGTTGTTGATTGTGTCGGCAACAATCAGGTCACCGGTAATTGTGATGGTCAAGCCTGACGGTCCCCGGACCTGACCGGTAGCGCTTCCTGATGCTGCCACGACCAATGGAATGCCCGGTGTCCCTCCAATAAAACAGAGCACCCGGTTGTTGCCAGTGTCGGCGACAAAACAATTACCTTCAGCATCCAGTACCACTCCCTGAGGGGCCTTGACCTGAGATGAACTGGTGAGAACTGACCAGCTTTGTCCGCCATCGGTTGATTTCTGAACCCGATTGTTCCCCGTGTCAGCAACAAAAATGGTGAGGCCATCGGGACTGATGGCTGTACTCTTGGGATTTCGGAATTTTCCAGGTGTTGATCCGACGCCAAAGCCGACCAGTGAGAAGTTCTGACCATCAAAGCTCTGAACCCGATTGTTAAGCGTGTCAGCAACCAGCAGGCCATTATTGGAAGCTTCAGTGAAGGATGCTGAGAGGGAGACAAAAACATCAGATCCAGGGTTGAGGTGGTTGAATATCAGATTGGTTGCATTGCCTGAAAAGGCCGCCGCCCGGCCATCGCTGCTGATAGTGGGTGGGCGGAAGCCACCACTGTCGCTATCACCCGTGATCAAAGGGGATGCGGTGGTGTGAGAAACAAGGGTTGTTTCACCCACGAGCCGGTCAAAAATGAAAATATCCGACACCCCGTTTACATCGGTTAACCCGGATACCAGATCTGTTGCCTGGCTCCGAAAAACAATAAACTGCCCGGAAGCGCTGACACCTGGTCCATCTGACTGGAAATTTCCTGTTGTTGTCATCGAACCGTTTGAACCGCTGACCAGTCGAGTTGTTCCCGCAATCAGGTCAAACAAAAAGATATCGGTAAAACCATTCGGGTCGGTTTGGCCAGTGACAAGATTGGTTGCCTGGGATTGAAAGACGATAAACTGCCCGGTAGCGCTGATGACTGGCATTTCAGAGGATCCATCTCCAGTCATGGTTGTTGATCCGTTGACTCCACTGACCAGCCGTAGCAGCCCATTGGTTTGGTTAAATACAAACACATCATTTCCAACCAGGTTGAAATCTGTCTGTCCAGTAACCAGGTTGTCAGCCGTGCTTTGGAAGGCAATAAATTTTCCATCAGCACTAATGACCGGGTTGAGTGAGCTTCCATTTCCGGTTGTGGTTGGTGACGCCGGCACATGACTGGCCAGTTGGGTAAGTCCAGTCGTTTGGTTGAAGACAAAGATATCGAAACTTCCAATGGAATCAATTTGCCCAGTGACGAGGTCATCAGCGAGGCTTTCAAAGG
The window above is part of the Acidobacteriota bacterium genome. Proteins encoded here:
- a CDS encoding DUF1517 domain-containing protein, with the translated sequence MTRRSWFSRIFGGGEQSYFLGIQVVIRAFGEDTLRAKFARVISDPDGTLEDVEAKRRYIKRIIALLMEQEPYWSQLFWDYKTDHTESETEFNTWATELSANTATEHEELDHDVDGMRRLSKSKDYVAVTLIFHLTEPYPPANVSEETLYWRRETLRSLLDGLLYLDPETILADGVFVIPGSAEDGLSEEDLLTGGWSYLRVIT
- a CDS encoding PD40 domain-containing protein gives rise to the protein MYFDKHFRQSLFCALTIGVLFQFVTGQFSFFGIAQAGAFPQITVKTGSVETKNRLTIQPQSHINTSVMIASAATAGMVAIGDSGLVGKTTLNQDGRFTIFSSLATNLVPGQIDTNNSNDVFIYDRVTNTTRLASGINGSVTTTGDGDSIGLSQSADGRYIVFYSTSTNLVTNQTDTNANYDVFLFDQITGATRLVSGVNGSTTLTGDAGSGPQAVISAGGQFIAFESSSTNLVVGQSDTFGNDVFLFNLNTGTTRLVSSAGGSSTVTGNAVSQNPSISADGNIITFESLADDLVTGQIDSIGSFDIFVFNQTTGLTQLASHVPASPTTTGNGSSLNPVISADGKFIAFQSTADNLVTGQTDFNLVGNDVFVFNQTNGLLRLVSGVNGSTTMTGDGSSEMPVISATGQFIVFQSQATNLVTGQTDPNGFTDIFLFDLIAGTTRLVSGSNGSMTTTGNFQSDGPGVSASGQFIVFRSQATDLVSGLTDVNGVSDIFIFDRLVGETTLVSHTTASPLITGDSDSGGFRPPTISSDGRAAAFSGNATNLIFNHLNPGSDVFVSLSASFTEASNNGLLVADTLNNRVQSFDGQNFSLVGFGVGSTPGKFRNPKSTAISPDGLTIFVADTGNNRVQKSTDGGQSWSVLTSSSQVKAPQGVVLDAEGNCFVADTGNNRVLCFIGGTPGIPLVVAASGSATGQVRGPSGLTITITGDLIVADTINNRIQRISTPTTSPTATIIAIAGTSPGQVRGPKGVATDFAGNIYVADTMNNRIQMIPSGGGTATILASTGNGLNQVRLPEGIKPAFFITGPLANTSILFVSDTGNNRLLALPLPAGTGQLLGGTGSSIGQFRSPGIL